In the genome of Paenibacillus sp. GP183, the window GCCAAACAGATCGCCGATCGCAATTCCTGATTCGTTGGCGAACGATAGACCAATCGAGACGAAACCCATAAGTCCGGTCAAGGCTGTATCGACGGCGGCGCGGGTTTTGCCAAGGTAGGCGAAAACCTGGTCAAGCAATTCCTCGACAGCGTCCCCTTCCTTCATCCGCAAGCTGTAGATAAGCATCTCCTGCAGCTCTACGGAGAATAATTCGAACAGGCTCGGGTTGCTTCCCAGCCGTTCGTGCCAAATGACCCGACCTTGACCGGCCGTCATTTTATTCTGGATGGCGGTCAGGGCATCCCGGTACGACAGGCGCAGCTCCATACCATCGCTTGAGAATCTGCCGAGTCCCGTCGTGACCGTAAATTTGAAGTGATGTTCGACCAGCCGACCAAGCCGTTCGAAAGCCTGCCCGTCAAAGGCCAGCCCTTCTTCATGGTCGTCGAAGGCGATAATGGAGACAGTCCGCCCCTCGGCATCGTGGAACAGCACATGCTCGCCGCTGACGGCGACAAGCTCCTGAAGCATATTCTCAACCGCATATCTCCAAAGCGACGCTTCTGCCGGATCATCCATGCTGCGCAAATGGTCGATTACCGTTACGGCTACCCGGTAATGACGCTGCGGAATAGGGATCCGAAGCCGCACCATGGCGGCTTCGGCGTCCTCCCTCTTCATGTCGAAATCCTGGCTGATCAGCTTTAGCAAAAAGCTTTCCCGCAACAAGGCGAACTGATCCCGCGAGTTGGCCCGCTCCTCGCGCTGGGCTTTCATAAAGCTCCTCACCTTGTTCAGT includes:
- a CDS encoding response regulator is translated as MMVVDDEPLFREYIQKKFNWKALDMSVVCEARHGIEALEQAKAHRPDIALVDINMPYMDGLALSEQLKLCYPDISIVLVTGHNEFEYARRAIRIGVKDYLLKPFDEEEFMVTLNKVRSFMKAQREERANSRDQFALLRESFLLKLISQDFDMKREDAEAAMVRLRIPIPQRHYRVAVTVIDHLRSMDDPAEASLWRYAVENMLQELVAVSGEHVLFHDAEGRTVSIIAFDDHEEGLAFDGQAFERLGRLVEHHFKFTVTTGLGRFSSDGMELRLSYRDALTAIQNKMTAGQGRVIWHERLGSNPSLFELFSVELQEMLIYSLRMKEGDAVEELLDQVFAYLGKTRAAVDTALTGLMGFVSIGLSFANESGIAIGDLFGPEFSPYRELERMSTIEQCQDWLKALFRRVLDAAYDSRPSKSLKLYEAAKQIIHDRYADSDLTVEAIAGRLYIDASYLRKIFKKEAGMPASDYLTYVRLQKAKELMIGSKLKLSDVAERVGYSDANYFSKRFKKHFGVTPSVYEQRKRR